A single genomic interval of Acetobacteraceae bacterium harbors:
- a CDS encoding DUF3126 family protein, with amino-acid sequence MAIITSSEIQRLQETLRRLLGSPGLIVNAPPRPGLSVELAANGEVIGTIHRDEDEGEVSYAIHITVLEEDLPPAS; translated from the coding sequence ATGGCTATTATCACGTCATCCGAAATTCAACGTCTGCAGGAGACGTTGCGGCGTCTTCTGGGGTCGCCGGGCCTCATCGTCAATGCGCCGCCACGGCCCGGCCTATCTGTCGAGCTCGCCGCAAATGGGGAAGTGATCGGAACAATCCATCGGGATGAGGATGAGGGCGAAGTTTCCTACGCGATCCACATTACGGTGCTGGAGGAAGATCTCCCCCCGGCCAGCTGA